A window of Trichoderma atroviride chromosome 3, complete sequence contains these coding sequences:
- a CDS encoding uncharacterized protein (EggNog:ENOG41), with amino-acid sequence MPPPVPQQYLKPYPRSADQNFPVPLSQDDIASDLSVMGLFKQYDQTHRPGAHLDASSGLRRILEAVAVPYHQGRYVAFTSAARDDPENLRDALGIPSSNIRDQPSPIHQSLSLAALSAAAAAPMSRQSSQTGGVAMSRQGTNSSGRGKGRRG; translated from the coding sequence atgccgccgccggttCCCCAGCAGTACCTCAAGCCATATCCAAGATCCGCCGACCAGAACTTCCCCGTTCCCCTGTCGCAAGATGACATTGCCTCTGATCTTTCCGTCATGGGCCTGTTCAAGCAGTACGACCAAACCCACAGGCCCGGAGCTCATCTCGATGCGTCTAGTGGTCTGCGTAGGATTCTcgaggccgtggccgtgcCTTACCACCAGGGCCGATATGTCGCTTTTACGAGCGCTGCTCGCGATGACCCGGAGAATCTCCGTGACGCTCTCGGCATCCCTTCCAGCAACATTCGCGATCAGCCAAGCCCGATCCACCAAAGcctctccttggcagccctatcggcagcggcagcagccccGATGAGCCGACAGAGCAGTCAGACTGGTGGTGTGGCTATGAGCCGCCAAGGAACCAACAGCAGTGGCCGTGGAAAGGGACGTCGAGGCTGA
- a CDS encoding uncharacterized protein (BUSCO:EOG092D3HUP), giving the protein MSDNTTEEMRIDPARAQALISQLSSVKDRIAAAAQGRNVRLVAVSKLKPANDILALHQTPASHSHFGENYAQELSQKADLLPRTIHWHFIGGLQSGHCKNLAKIPNLFCVSSVDSLKKAQLLNSARTSIPDLPKLNIHVQVNTSGEEAKSGCSPGADTVSLCREIAQNLPGLNLLGLMTIGAIARSQATTAENENEDFEALREQRDLVAKELGLSPESLELSMGMSEDFEGAIAQGSSEVRVGSTIFGQRPAKSDAKIKE; this is encoded by the exons ATGAGTGACAACACCACCGAAGAAATGCGCATCGACCCCGCCAGAGCTCAAGCTCTCATCTCCCAGCTCAGCTCCGTCAAGGACCgcatcgcagcagccgctcAAGGTCGAAAT GTCcgcctcgtcgccgtctcCAAGCTAAAGCCAGCAAACGacatcctcgccctccaccAAACACCCGCCTCCCACTCCCACTTTGGCGAAAACTACGCCCAGGAACTCTCCCAAAAGGCAGACCTGCTGCCCCGAACCATCCACTGGCATTTCATCGGCGGCCTCCAGTCCGGCCACTGCAAGAACCTCGCCAAGATCCCAAACCTCTTCTGCGTCTCCAGCGTCGACTCCCTGAAAAAggcccagctgctcaacTCGGCGCGGACGTCCATCCCGGACCTGCCAAAGCTCAACATCCACGTCCAGGTCAACACCTCTGGCGAGGAGGCAAAGTCCGGCTGCAGTCCCGGTGCGGACACCGTTTCTCTCTGCCGTGAGATTGCCCAGAATCTGCCTGGCCTCAACCTCCTCGGCCTCATGACCATTGGTGCCATTGCTCGTAGCCAGGCCACCACTGCGGAAAACGAGAATGAGGACTTTGAGGCCTTGAGAGAGCAGAGGGATTTGGTGGCCAAGGAACTTGGACTGAGTCCCGAGAGCCTGGAGCTGAGCATGGGGATGAGCGAGGATTTCGAAGGAGCTATTGCTCAGGGAAGCAGCGAAGTGAGGGTTGGCAGTACCATCTTTGGACAGAGACCGGCCAAGTCGGATGCCAAGATAAAGGAGTAG
- a CDS encoding uncharacterized protein (EggNog:ENOG41) produces MEASEGVASAVGVKLDRRSPGPASQSKRDRKRQALIERLSVMNDKLQRDRDLTYRDQLQKIQYEVGLVQRFDPYASNALEKAAELLQEHRQAQGPPVHADGARSLMDMAGIRFPDFIDEVEDLIEIRDFQLVQSKNEYERKVQEYKNTHAYKVETAKREHRALTETLRDRLINSLTQKKNRLNREKEVLEINDSNALLLNPNQFSLTNPASPGGAHGKRATRLRKDAEDLQVFPDGKKRKRNQGEDDGSPVPSRRALDPNSTTPLWQSEKARAAAKQNGPVYSIDKLFTDKELSLHYNTAALAAHQYVLRNRGNGTASSPDDSEFGNGDSNDMDKDDADSQPSAAPMMERQVSHATRSTRGWGEPELFGRQDSGHRGHRQL; encoded by the exons ATGGAGGCGAGCGAAGGAGTCGCCTCCGCCGTGGGCGTCAAGCTGGACCGCCGCTCACCAGGCCCAGCGTCCCAATCCAAGCGTGACCGCAAGCGCCAGGCCCTCATTGAGCGCCTGTCGGTCATGAACGACAAGCTGCAGCGCGACCGAGACCTCACCTACCGCGACCAGCTGCAGAAGATCCAGTACGAGGTCGGCCTTGTGCAGCGCTTCGACCCGTACGCCTCCAACGCCCTCGAGAAGGCggccgagctgctgcaggaacACAGACAGGCCCAGGGGCCGCCAGTGCACGCCGATGGCGCCCGAAGCCTCATGGACATGGCGGGAATCCGCTTCCCAGACTTCATTGACGAGGTGGAGGACCTGATTGAGATCCGCGACTTCCAGCTTGTGCAGTCCAAg AACGAATATGAACGAAAGGTGCAAGAATACAAGAACACGCACGCGTACAAGGTCGAGACGGCCAAGCGAGAGCATCGAGCCCTGACCGAGACGCTCCGCGACCGGCTGATCAACAGCCTCACACAAAAGAAGAACCGCCTAAACCGAGAAAAGGAAGTGCTGGAGATTAACGACTCCAACGCCCTGCTGCTCAATCCAAATCAATTCAGCCTGACCAACCCCGCCAGCCCCGGCGGTGCCCATGGCAAGCGTGCGACCCGGCTGCGCAAAGATGCCGAAGATCTCCAGGTCTTTCCCGAcggcaagaagcgcaagcgcaaccagggcgaagacgacggATCGCCGGTGCCCTCGCGCCGGGCTCTGGATCCCAACAGCACGACGCCCCTGTGGCAGTCGGAAAAggcccgcgccgccgccaagcagAACGGCCCCGTCTACAGCATCGACAAGCTCTTTACAGACAAGGAGCTGTCTCTACACTACAACACggctgccctcgccgcccACCAGTATGTGCTGCGCAACCGCGGCAACGGCACTGCGTCGTCCCCCGACGACAGCGAGTTCGGCAATGGCGACAGCAACGACATGGACAAGGACGATGCCGACTCTCAGCCGTCTGCTGCCCCCATGATGGAGCGACAGGTCTCGCATGCAACTCGCAGCACTAGGGGGTGGGGCGAACCAGAACTTTTTGGACGACAAGATTCTGGGCATCGAGGGCATCGCCAACTTTGA
- a CDS encoding uncharacterized protein (EggNog:ENOG41), translating to MSSPQAVATTLQTGFTVANPRQPVLSPALPDRSVTADTIEDAYVRFIFYCNPALPPDADTNSLREAFANPPRSGGKSFSPFVIFELVRRFYRKEIKTWTELTTTLGVEPPDLAKDESVQKIAQYGVRLKKWMNSMHVKAFFEYLMDIENDYWTSIPDDPDPTGRPVRDGVAIEDDMALRALLPHIRPKRGRRRPEPDDVAGSPAAQRPRLSPPSAIDGHRGSWSAHPDARGQVLPMDPSRPGAVAAWSSNDTVQTPLSRYPNSAITPSTRSSFWDDALEPRSAITPSKPKLSAHRRGPKNVSSAWKPQGADSSVKLRGRPPIHRTPVEPPANPPNPPIAPIAPNAPHPSNPSPMTSWAPTPDSNPSDPPPVQVAPKDPIPMMPDAAQMHPQIRNQVSPYAQVDAAAPLQSAQVRIMTPTAPPGLLVAGMGVNPLDAGARPARPSISLQVPERQGGTVRLATPPLPPPPIPMLPMNGQPANDLPTFPGAGQGLPPPPPPPPPPPQAPPPLSQMPQANGWDPFSQPSTARANDANTVPTSAGSASQAGPEKDVPRYFFEDLDDRTNLDGLISYFTHVLHNSDWVDPQGNQQEIAGLDECTAMVNATIEHMYKNAESSQAFLINLAALCGAKMLMSNRPRCYRVETSEGVYSYYFDWQYRFGPLKGQFTMTHSVPVTMWKKPGPEERNEASQQEEEGLTAQQWQAKYGALMDEIEKRDRELFDMQNKVIAAMKGDPI from the exons ATGTCCTCACCGCAAGCCGTGGCGACGACGCTCCAGACGGGCTTCACCGTCGCAAACCCGCGCCAGCCCGTCCTGTCGCCCGCATTGCCCGACCGCAGCGTGACGGCCGACACCATCGAGGACGCCTACGTGCGCTTCATCTTCTACTGCAACCctgcgctgccgccggaCGCAGACACAAACAGCCTGCGCGAGGCCTTTGCGAACCCGCCCAGGAGCGGTGGCAAGAGCTTCAGCCCCTTTGTCATCTTCGAGCTGGTGCGGCGCTTCTACCGCAAGGAGATCAAGACATGGACCGAGCTGACCACTACGCTGGGCGTCGAGCCGCCGGACCTGGCCAAGGACGAGAGCGTGCAGAAGATTGCCCAGTACGGCGTCCGTCTCAAG AAATGGATGAACTCGATGCATGTCAAGGCCTTTTTTGAATATCTGATGGACATTGAAAACGATTACTGGACCAGCATCCCAGACGATCCAGATCCTACCGGCCGGCCTGTACGTGACGGCGTGGCCATTGAAGACGACATGGCCCTGAGGGCTCTTTTGCCTCACATTCGCCCCAAGCGAGGTCGCCGAAGGCCAGAACCCGACGACGTCGCCGGCTCTCCGGCCGCCCAGCGACCACGCCTATCGCCCCCGTCGGCAATCGATGGCCATCGGGGCTCGTGGTCCGCCCATCCAGATGCCCGGGGCCAGGTGCTGCCGATGGACCCTTCCCGGCCGGGCGCCGTCGCTGCTTGGAGCTCCAACGACACCGTGCAGACTCCGCTGTCCCGATATCCCAACTCGGCCATAACGCCGTCCACCAGGAGCTCGTTCTGGGACGACGCGCTGGAACCTCGTTCCGCCATCACCCCGTCCAAGCCTAAGCTTTCTGCCCACCGACGAGGCCCTAAGAATGTATCGTCGGCTTGGAAGCCACAAGGAGCCGACAGCAGCGTAAAGCTGCGAGGAAGGCCTCCGATTCATCGCACGCCCGTGGAGCCGCCTGCCAATCCTCCCAACCCTCCCATCGCCCCCATCGCCCCCAACGCTCCTCACCCTTCGAACCCTTCACCCATGACTTCGTGGGCCCCGACACCCGATAGCAACCCATCCGATCCTCCTCCTGTTCAGGTGGCTCCCAAAGACCCCATACCAATGATGCCCGATGCAGCTCAGATGCACCCGCAGATCCGTAACCAAGTCTCCCCATATGCGCAAGTAGATGCGGCTGCACCGCTGCAGTCGGCGCAAGTACGCATCATGACGCCCACTGCGCCTCCTGGCCTTTTAGTTGCCGGAATGGGTGTCAACCCTCTCGACGCTGGCGCCAGACCTGCTCGTCCCAGCATATCTTTGCAAGTCCCCGAACGACAAGGAGGCACAGTTCGGCTGGCAACACCACcgctaccaccaccaccaattCCAATGTTACCAATGAATGGGCAGCCAGCAAATGATCTTCCAACGTTCCCGGGTGCTGGCCAAGGActaccaccaccgccaccgccgccgccgccgccgccccaGGCTCCTCCACCACTGTCGCAGATGCCGCAGGCTAATGGCTGGGACCCCTTTTCACAGCCGTCTACGGCCAGAGCAAACGATGCAAATACCGTCCCAACTTCTGCCGGCTCTGCAAGCCAGGCTGGCCCAGAAAAGGATGTGCCAAGATATTTCTTTGAAGATTTGGACGACCGGACCAACCTGGACGGGCTAATATCCTACTTCACCCATGTACTGCACAATTCCGACTGGGTGGACCCTCAGGGGAACCAGCAAGAGATAGCAGGGTTAGACGAGTGTACCGCCATGGTCAATGCCACGATCGAGCACATGTACAAGAATGCCGAATCCTCCCAAGCCTTTCTGATCAACCTGGCGGCATTGTGCGGCGCCAAGATGCTCATGTCGAATCGTCCGAGATGCTACCGAGTCGAGACCTCAGAGGGCGTTTACAGCTACTACTTTGATTGGCAATATCGGTTTGGCCCTCTCAAGGGACAGTTTACCATGACTCATAGTGTACCAGTGACGATGTGGAAAAAGCCTGGGCCGGAAGAGCGTAACGAGGCATCgcagcaagaggaagaaggcctGACAGCGCAGCAGTGGCAGGCCAAGTATGGCGCTCTCATGGATGAAATTGAGAAGCGAGACCGGGAACTGTTTGATATGCAAAACAAGGTAATAGCGGCAATGAAGGGGGATCCCATTTGA
- a CDS encoding uncharacterized protein (EggNog:ENOG41) — protein sequence MATDIKQSESSTPSKKLAFQPNSQHTSDEFLQAFLNPSFDPISYINANLPPLAQKSPVPTSNPNAVPLAELATQSQTLLTQLDAHTTRLSDTLTQITDDILRSGSRMSYEVEMMRGEALSLEELLFEKLAEEIKLFVPGGLKKEGEAKEEGEKKQSEEEKHKERKDSVAEDGKELEAKAATKAEAGAGAGTGAGAVGKEPDSIKQLRTLTLVRERLDSVIKTFGDAMEFTFPPSEVSVSSGFLSVSAPEPGSELQSSEEKGQQVLKKLREEISTLLNNKDDPVSGIEKAAERIEKLKELTTVWTGTAEEKGRTKFIESLAKMVEDRHRELLKEVDVKKSEAILARGEASGGVAAREAVAEEKALPAGFGLMSQLQKLRGGL from the coding sequence ATGGCGACCGACATCAAGCAGAGCGAAAGCTCAACGCCATCTAAAAAGCTGGCCTTTCAGCCCAATTCACAGCACACTTCGGATGAATTCCTGCAAGCCTTTTTAAACCCGTCCTTCGATCCCATCTCATacatcaacgccaacctACCGCCGCTGGCACAGAAATCACCGGTGCCCACGTCGAATCCCAATGCCGTGCCCCTTGCGGAGCTCGCCACGCAGTCCCAGACGCTGCTGACACAGCTGGACGCTCACACAACCAGGCTCTCGGACACGTTGACGCAGATTACGGATGACATTCTCCGCAGCGGGAGCAGGATGTCGTACGAggtggagatgatgcggGGAGAGGCGCTgagcctggaggagctgctgtttgagaagctggcggaGGAGATTAAGCTGTTCGTGCCGGgagggctgaagaaggagggcgaggccaaggaagagggcgagaagaagcagtctgaagaagagaagcacaaggaaaggaaagattCTGTGGCAGAAGACGGGAAAGAGTTGGAAGCAAAGGCAGCGACAAAAGCGgaggctggtgctggtgctggaacTGGTGCTGGTGCGGTAGGAAAAGAGCCAGATTCTATCAAACAGCTACGCACACTCACGCTTGTGCGCGAACGCTTGGATTCCGTCATCAAGACATTCGGCGATGCCATGGAGTTCACCTTTCCACCTTCTGAAGTGTCTGTCAGCTCCGGGTTCCTATCTGTCTCGGCTCCAGAGCCTGGATCGGAACTGCAGAGCTCAGAGGAAAAGGGCCAGCAAGTGCTAAAGAAGCTACGAGAAGAGATTTCAACCCTGCTCAACAACAAGGACGATCCTGTTTCCGGAATCGAGAAGGCTGCTGAGAGgatcgagaagctcaaggagctgaCAACAGTGTGGACGGGCACTGCGGAGGAAAAGGGCAGGACGAAATTCATCGAGAGTCTGGCCAAGATGGTGGAGGACAGACACCGCGAGCTGCTGAAGGAAGTCGAcgtgaagaagagcgaggctATTCTTGCGAGGGGTGAGGCCAGTGGTGGCGTGGCGGCGAGAGAGGCCGTggctgaagaaaaggcattgCCTGCTGGGTTTGGGCTGATGAgccagctgcagaagctccGTGGCGGATTGTGA